The Corynebacterium felinum DNA segment CGGTATTTTGTACCGCTACGGATTGTTCAAGCAGATCTTCAGCGAAGGCTTCCAAACCGAAGAGCCCGATGCGTGGAAGGAAGACGGCTACCCCTTCGTGGTACGCCGCGAAAACCAGCAGCGCATTGTCACCTTCGACGATATGACAGTCCGCGCTACCCCATATGACATGCCGATTACCGGCTACGGCACCGACAACGTGGGCACCCTGCGGTTGTGGAAGGCCGAGCCCATGGAAGAGTTCGACTACGACGCATTTAACTCCCAGCGCTTTACCGACGCCATCGTCGAGCGCGAGCAGGTCATGGACCTGTGCCGCGTGCTGTACCCGAACGACACCACCTACGCCGGCAAGGTTCTGCGCGTTCGCCAACAGTACTTCTTCTGCTCCGCTTCCCTGCAGGCCATGATCGACAATTATATTGCGCACCATGGTAAGGATCTCAGCGATTTTGGTAAGTACAATTCCATCCAGCTCAACGACACCCACCCAGTGCTCGCCATCCCAGAGCTGATGCGCCTGCTCATGGATGAGCACAAGCTTGGCTGGGAAGAAGCTTGGAAGATCGTCAATGAAACTTTCGCTTACACCAACCACACTGTCCTAGCAGAAGCGTTGGAGCAGTGGTCTTGCTCGATCTTCCAGCAGCTATTCCACCGTATCTTTGAAATTGTGGTGGAGATCGATCGCCGTTTCCGTGAGGAAATGCGTGAGCGTGGTGTGGATGAGGGACAGATTGAGTACATGTCCCCTGTTCACGACGGCATGGTTCACATGGCCTGGATTGCCTGCTACGCTGCGTATTCCATCAACGGTGTAGCTGCCTTGCACACCGAGATCATCAAGGCTGAAACCTTGAAGCAGTGGCATGGCATCTGGCCTGAGAAGTTCAACAACAAGACCAATGGTGTCACCCCTCGCCGCTGGCTGAAGATGTGCAACCCTCGTTTGTCCGATCTTTTGACCCGCCTGTCCGGCTCTGATGCGTGGGTGACCGACCTTGATGAGCTGAAGAAGCTGCGCCACTTCGCCGAAGATGAGACTGTAATGCAGGAGCTTTTGGATATCAAGGATGCCAACAAAGCTGATTTCGCAGCGTGGATTAAGGACCGCCAAGGCCTTGAGATCGACCCGACCTCCATCTACGATGTGCAGATTAAGCGTCTGCACGAGTACAAGCGTCAGCTGATGAACGCACTGTATGTGCTCGATCTATACTTCCGCATTAAGGAAGATGGTGAGCACAACATTCCGAAGCGCACCTTCATTTTCGGCGCGAAGGCTGCCCCTGGCTACGTGCGCGCCAAGGCGATCATTAAGCTGATCAACGAGATCGCAAACTTGGTCAACAATGATCCGGTTGTGTCGAAGATTCTCACCGTAGTGTTCGTGGAAAACTACAATGTTTCCCCTGCTGAGAACATTATTCCGGCCGCTGATGTGTCGGAGCAGATTTCTACTGCAGGTAAGGAAGCATCGGGCACGTCGAACATGAAGTTCATGATGAATGGCGCGCTCACTTTGGGCACGCTCGACGGTGCGAATGTGGAGATCCTCGACTCTGTGGGCGAGGAAAATGCCTACATT contains these protein-coding regions:
- a CDS encoding glycogen/starch/alpha-glucan phosphorylase, with the translated sequence MNASEQLPALDHTVAGHVRAASGTSPKHATARKFWFGLSASVMEQLADRWEKTTQAYNATRQQHYFSAEFLMGRALLNNLTNLNLLEQAQSATKALGHELSDVLEAENDAALGNGGLGRLAACFLDSAVTQDYPVTGYGILYRYGLFKQIFSEGFQTEEPDAWKEDGYPFVVRRENQQRIVTFDDMTVRATPYDMPITGYGTDNVGTLRLWKAEPMEEFDYDAFNSQRFTDAIVEREQVMDLCRVLYPNDTTYAGKVLRVRQQYFFCSASLQAMIDNYIAHHGKDLSDFGKYNSIQLNDTHPVLAIPELMRLLMDEHKLGWEEAWKIVNETFAYTNHTVLAEALEQWSCSIFQQLFHRIFEIVVEIDRRFREEMRERGVDEGQIEYMSPVHDGMVHMAWIACYAAYSINGVAALHTEIIKAETLKQWHGIWPEKFNNKTNGVTPRRWLKMCNPRLSDLLTRLSGSDAWVTDLDELKKLRHFAEDETVMQELLDIKDANKADFAAWIKDRQGLEIDPTSIYDVQIKRLHEYKRQLMNALYVLDLYFRIKEDGEHNIPKRTFIFGAKAAPGYVRAKAIIKLINEIANLVNNDPVVSKILTVVFVENYNVSPAENIIPAADVSEQISTAGKEASGTSNMKFMMNGALTLGTLDGANVEILDSVGEENAYIFGAKVEELPALRAHYNPHHQYETVPGLKRVLDALVDGRLHDNYSGMFHDLRSSLLDGGGWETPDVYYVLGDFAAYRETRDKMAKDFYADRLHWARMCWVNICESGRFSSDRTIGDYAREVWKLEPTKI